The proteins below are encoded in one region of Borrelia hispanica CRI:
- a CDS encoding CheR family methyltransferase, translating to MLNINDELLTKFCNFIYDNSGIRFDEKNKIVLKSRINDAIHELQNINTPQQLYELIISDKFKKEYFLDLVTTNLTRFFRNEAHFKTFEKFIIPQLINIKTKGNKNRIVIWSAGCSTGEEPYSLAFVLKYHIPENFDFIIIASDLSLKSLMIAKDGHYSSQQCEHIPAEYKKYITSHMDGYRVVNDIKKHIRFDYHNLNFESGFSNIDVIFCRNVLIYFDEKSQIKVLKKFYSSMAMKSYLFIGHSESLFGLNLPFKFLKTPWAIIYEKDDESVTNEKKLSFQNKYKL from the coding sequence ATGCTAAACATTAATGATGAACTTTTAACAAAATTCTGTAATTTTATATATGATAATAGCGGTATCCGTTTTGATGAAAAAAATAAAATTGTATTAAAAAGTAGAATTAACGACGCAATACATGAACTTCAAAATATCAATACACCACAACAACTATACGAATTAATAATTTCAGACAAATTTAAAAAAGAATATTTTTTAGATCTAGTTACTACAAACTTAACAAGATTTTTCAGAAATGAAGCCCATTTTAAAACTTTTGAAAAATTCATAATACCACAATTAATAAATATCAAAACAAAAGGAAATAAAAATAGAATTGTTATATGGTCTGCAGGATGTTCAACGGGAGAAGAACCATACTCATTAGCATTTGTTCTTAAGTACCATATTCCAGAAAATTTTGACTTTATCATTATAGCTTCTGATCTAAGTTTAAAATCGTTAATGATAGCAAAAGACGGACATTACTCTAGCCAACAATGTGAACATATTCCAGCAGAGTATAAAAAATACATCACATCTCACATGGATGGTTATAGGGTAGTAAATGACATAAAAAAACACATACGATTTGATTATCATAATTTAAATTTTGAAAGTGGATTTTCTAATATAGACGTTATATTTTGTAGAAATGTACTCATATATTTCGACGAAAAATCACAAATTAAAGTCTTGAAAAAATTTTATTCTTCTATGGCTATGAAAAGTTACTTATTTATCGGACATTCAGAATCACTCTTTGGTTTAAATCTTCCTTTCAAATTCTTAAAGACACCTTGGGCCATAATATATGAAAAGGATGATGAGAGTGTTACTAATGAAAAAAAACTTTCATTTCAAAACAAATACAAACTATAA
- a CDS encoding diacylglycerol/polyprenol kinase family protein, with amino-acid sequence MFNQVFFDENIKYEFYRKFFHISTLAFLLLYKVNLWVGFVASLFFMVIYLILELLRVMKKKLFFLENISKILVKTREVPFCKIYLSPIFLIVSMFCTYFFIAKPFSYIGIFSACIGDGLASLFGKLIPSFKLVNNKTFAGSISVFIVAFIVCYYFVPNFVMALIVGIGAMLVELFDFAKYDNLFLPVGVATLSFLLLT; translated from the coding sequence ATGTTCAATCAAGTTTTTTTTGATGAAAATATTAAATATGAATTTTATAGAAAATTTTTTCATATCTCGACTTTAGCATTTTTATTATTATATAAGGTGAATTTGTGGGTAGGTTTTGTTGCGAGCTTATTTTTTATGGTTATTTACTTAATATTAGAATTATTAAGAGTCATGAAAAAAAAATTATTTTTTTTAGAAAATATATCAAAAATATTGGTGAAAACTAGAGAAGTACCTTTTTGTAAAATATATCTCTCTCCAATATTTTTAATAGTCAGTATGTTTTGTACTTATTTTTTTATAGCAAAACCTTTTAGTTATATTGGAATATTTTCTGCATGTATTGGAGATGGGCTTGCAAGTCTTTTTGGTAAGCTTATTCCATCTTTTAAACTTGTAAATAATAAAACGTTTGCAGGAAGCATTTCTGTTTTTATTGTTGCTTTTATAGTGTGCTATTATTTTGTTCCCAATTTTGTCATGGCGTTAATTGTTGGCATAGGAGCTATGCTTGTTGAACTGTTTGATTTTGCAAAATACGATAATTTGTTTTTGCCTGTAGGGGTTGCAACTTTATCTTTTTTGTTGCTAACTTGA
- the cheB gene encoding chemotaxis protein CheB, protein MRIKIYVLIIDSSSVNRKAISDIINSSPKLKVIATAANTDFALKKLKQDPDVILLGLEKETIKEISLIEKKQNINNKIPVIILSSNKDLAINALLQGADDFIIKIDSKLDKIKDKIIDLLIIYGNKSIKNKIITNINSTTERYTVSQNEKDKKNDPQIIDIREHNLKTTNTKYIITNLNQKQIINDQDFKKLKNRKFEMVVIGISTGGPAALKIILSEISKNFPIPIVIVQHMPKGFTTEFANNLNKICNLTVKETKNNEILQKGCIYISSGGYHTKINKINDNYQIEVFDAANVNGHKPSIGVLFKSISENVKEKAIALIMTGMGNDGSREIGDIKKAGGVTIAQDEKSSVVFGMPKIAIEENNVDYIVSIGHVVKLLETILLDG, encoded by the coding sequence ATGAGAATAAAAATTTACGTGCTCATTATTGATTCTTCGTCTGTTAATAGAAAAGCTATATCGGATATAATAAATTCCTCACCAAAACTTAAAGTTATTGCAACTGCAGCCAATACAGACTTTGCATTGAAAAAATTAAAACAAGACCCAGATGTAATATTACTCGGCTTAGAAAAAGAAACTATAAAAGAAATTTCCCTCATAGAAAAAAAGCAAAATATCAATAATAAAATTCCTGTCATTATACTATCGTCTAACAAAGACCTTGCAATAAATGCTCTACTGCAAGGTGCTGATGACTTCATAATAAAAATTGATAGTAAATTAGATAAAATAAAAGACAAAATTATTGATTTACTTATAATTTATGGAAATAAGAGTATAAAAAACAAAATCATAACTAATATTAACTCTACAACAGAAAGATATACAGTGTCACAAAATGAAAAAGACAAAAAAAATGACCCACAAATAATAGACATAAGAGAACATAATTTAAAAACAACAAACACTAAATACATAATAACAAATCTTAATCAAAAACAAATAATAAATGACCAAGATTTTAAAAAACTTAAAAATAGAAAATTTGAAATGGTTGTTATTGGAATATCCACAGGAGGTCCTGCGGCATTAAAAATCATTTTATCAGAAATTTCCAAAAACTTCCCTATCCCAATAGTAATTGTTCAACATATGCCAAAAGGATTTACTACAGAATTTGCAAACAATCTTAATAAAATTTGTAACTTAACTGTAAAAGAAACAAAAAATAATGAAATACTTCAAAAAGGATGCATATATATAAGTTCTGGAGGATATCACACAAAAATAAACAAAATAAATGATAATTATCAAATAGAAGTTTTTGATGCAGCAAATGTTAACGGACATAAACCTTCCATAGGAGTACTATTTAAATCAATATCAGAAAATGTAAAAGAGAAAGCCATAGCTCTCATAATGACTGGAATGGGAAATGACGGTTCTAGAGAAATTGGAGATATTAAAAAAGCTGGAGGAGTAACTATTGCACAAGATGAAAAAAGCTCAGTAGTATTTGGAATGCCAAAAATTGCAATAGAAGAAAATAATGTAGACTATATAGTTTCAATAGGTCATGTGGTAAAATTATTAGAAACCATCCTTCTTGATGGTTAA
- a CDS encoding adenylate kinase: MKLVFLGPPGSGKGTIAKILSNELNYYHISTGDLFRTHIANNTSLGKEIKQIVENGQLVPDSITIKVVEDKINTIDDRDNFILDGFPRNINQAIELDKLLENIKIINFVIDEKLLVKRLSGRRICQSCCRIFNIYTLPTKEKEICDFCQGILYQRKDDTKESLKIRLQEYNLQTKPLINFYSNINRLNNIDASKDINEVQKNLMDIISKI, translated from the coding sequence ATGAAACTTGTTTTTTTAGGTCCTCCAGGTTCTGGAAAAGGTACAATTGCAAAAATTCTATCAAATGAACTAAATTACTATCACATTTCAACAGGCGATTTATTTAGAACACACATAGCAAATAATACATCCCTTGGAAAAGAAATCAAACAAATAGTTGAAAATGGACAATTAGTCCCCGACTCAATTACAATTAAAGTCGTTGAAGACAAAATCAATACTATTGACGATAGAGATAATTTCATTCTCGATGGATTTCCTAGAAATATCAATCAAGCCATAGAATTAGATAAGTTATTAGAAAACATTAAAATAATAAATTTCGTAATTGACGAAAAACTTCTGGTCAAAAGGCTTTCTGGAAGAAGAATATGCCAATCTTGTTGCAGAATATTTAACATATATACACTTCCTACAAAAGAAAAAGAAATTTGCGATTTTTGCCAAGGTATTCTCTACCAACGAAAAGATGATACAAAAGAGTCTTTAAAAATTAGACTTCAGGAATATAATTTACAAACAAAACCATTAATAAATTTTTACTCAAACATTAATAGGCTTAATAATATAGACGCATCAAAAGATATTAATGAAGTACAAAAAAACTTAATGGATATAATATCAAAAATTTAA
- a CDS encoding GGDEF domain-containing response regulator, protein MKGIILDNFDEIAIEPQKLLLVDDTPTNLDLLIDILQNDYDIRVALNGFDALKQVEIDKPDLILLDVLLPDVSGYEVCRRLKNDPETRDIAVIFISSRNSTDAQLEGFNVGGVDYILKPFNGRIINARIKTHLELKRLRDYFKNLARIDGLTQIPNRRFFTDKFAKSWMQALEHKDNVIVGMLDIDYFKKYNDNYGHTNGDECLKLIAKSLNKIAVKYKIDIARYGGEEFILFAVNKNLEEMIKIVSVLIEDIRNLEIVHEYSNISHFVTVSIGLAEQVPQDSNFTNIIKLADDKLYEAKISGRNQFKY, encoded by the coding sequence ATGAAAGGTATAATTTTAGATAACTTTGATGAAATTGCGATTGAACCTCAAAAGTTATTGCTTGTAGATGATACGCCTACAAATTTAGATTTGTTAATAGATATTTTGCAGAATGATTATGATATTAGAGTTGCACTAAATGGATTTGATGCTTTGAAACAAGTAGAAATTGATAAACCAGATTTGATACTTCTTGATGTGTTACTTCCAGATGTTAGTGGTTATGAGGTTTGTAGAAGACTTAAAAATGATCCTGAGACTAGAGATATTGCTGTGATATTTATAAGTTCAAGAAATTCTACTGATGCACAACTTGAAGGATTTAATGTTGGTGGTGTAGATTATATTTTAAAACCTTTTAATGGAAGAATTATTAATGCCAGAATTAAGACTCATCTTGAACTTAAAAGGCTTAGGGATTATTTTAAAAATCTTGCAAGAATTGATGGTTTAACTCAAATTCCTAATAGAAGGTTTTTTACAGATAAATTTGCTAAATCGTGGATGCAAGCATTGGAACATAAAGATAATGTTATTGTGGGGATGTTAGATATTGATTATTTTAAGAAATATAATGACAATTATGGACATACCAATGGTGATGAATGTCTTAAATTAATAGCCAAAAGTTTAAATAAGATTGCTGTGAAATATAAGATAGATATTGCACGTTATGGTGGTGAGGAGTTTATTTTATTTGCTGTCAATAAAAATTTAGAAGAAATGATTAAGATTGTTAGTGTTTTAATTGAGGATATTAGAAATTTAGAAATAGTTCATGAGTATAGTAATATTTCTCATTTTGTTACAGTTTCAATTGGACTTGCAGAACAAGTTCCGCAAGATTCCAATTTTACTAATATTATTAAACTTGCTGATGATAAGTTATACGAAGCTAAAATTTCGGGACGTAATCAATTTAAATATTGA
- a CDS encoding peptidylprolyl isomerase: MEEHGIFALIDTNKGTMKIKLYYKIAPLTVMNFIGLSEGLIENSVTNQPYFDNLIFHRVVDEFVIQTGDPTGTGTGGPGYMFPDEFTKGVSHNEVGVVSMANAGPDTNGSQFFITLKDNLTYLDFKHSIFGKVIEGMDTARSISRGDKIERVRIIRVGDDANSFKVNNEEFLKLKSSYEAKKLKEYEKHMAWQFEIIDRDCKDFEKDESGILYKVIKQGNGKCAKNGDIVRVDYEGFLLTGFKFDSSLERGNIMEFELGSGRVIKGWEIMLSNMCEGDERVIIIPPNLAYGDRDFTSMIKANSFLKFNIILRKVN; the protein is encoded by the coding sequence ATGGAAGAGCATGGAATATTTGCGTTAATTGATACAAACAAAGGTACTATGAAAATTAAGCTTTATTATAAAATTGCTCCTTTGACTGTAATGAATTTTATTGGTCTTAGTGAAGGTCTTATTGAAAATTCTGTTACAAATCAACCTTATTTTGATAATCTTATTTTTCATAGAGTTGTTGATGAGTTTGTTATTCAAACAGGTGATCCTACTGGTACTGGTACTGGAGGTCCTGGTTATATGTTTCCTGATGAATTTACTAAAGGTGTGAGTCATAATGAGGTAGGCGTTGTTTCTATGGCTAATGCAGGTCCTGATACTAATGGAAGTCAGTTTTTTATTACTCTTAAAGATAATCTTACATATCTTGATTTTAAGCATTCAATTTTTGGCAAGGTGATTGAGGGAATGGATACAGCGAGGAGCATAAGTCGTGGAGATAAAATAGAGAGAGTAAGGATAATTCGTGTTGGAGATGATGCAAATTCTTTTAAAGTTAATAATGAAGAATTTTTAAAATTAAAGAGTAGTTATGAAGCAAAAAAATTAAAAGAGTATGAGAAACATATGGCTTGGCAATTTGAAATAATTGATCGAGATTGCAAAGATTTTGAAAAAGATGAAAGTGGTATTTTATATAAGGTAATAAAACAGGGAAATGGTAAATGTGCTAAGAATGGTGATATTGTAAGAGTAGATTATGAGGGTTTTTTGTTAACTGGATTTAAATTTGATAGCTCTCTTGAGAGGGGTAATATAATGGAGTTTGAACTTGGTAGTGGGAGAGTGATTAAAGGTTGGGAGATAATGTTGTCAAATATGTGTGAAGGGGACGAGAGAGTTATAATAATTCCACCAAATCTTGCTTATGGAGATAGAGATTTTACCAGTATGATAAAAGCAAATTCTTTTTTAAAATTTAATATTATTTTAAGGAAAGTTAATTAA
- a CDS encoding TraB/GumN family protein, with amino-acid sequence METAKENTKDYFSHVSTLDIDNHKIYVLGTAHVSKKSSQDTANLIDILKPNFIAVELDEARYHAILKTDENEKWRNLDIYKVIKQGKAFLLIVQIILSNFQKKLAKEQGISPGEEMKTAILKAKEHNIPLILADRKVETTLKRAWNCVPIFEKTKIISSLFSFSDIKVTEDEIEKLKEQDALSNIMEELAKEIPTVKKVLIDERDEFIASKILEGSGTILAVVGAGHVKGIIENLKEIQDNKKIINIEELNTIPKNKFSISKLISYLIAISIIILIASSFYFKDFEFAYKNLEIWIICNSVFAGIAAILLRANIITILTASIGAPIFSLMPFIGTGMVAGLVEAYINKPKIKDFERLQEDLHNIKGYFKNKVTKILLIVFFVNIGSAIGTIVGFKFLLNIFS; translated from the coding sequence TTGGAAACCGCAAAAGAAAACACAAAAGACTACTTTTCACATGTAAGTACTCTTGACATCGATAATCATAAAATATATGTATTAGGCACAGCCCATGTATCAAAAAAAAGCTCACAAGACACTGCTAATTTGATTGATATATTAAAACCAAATTTTATCGCAGTTGAACTCGATGAGGCACGCTACCATGCCATTCTCAAAACAGATGAAAATGAAAAATGGCGCAACTTGGACATCTATAAAGTAATAAAACAAGGAAAAGCCTTTTTATTAATAGTACAAATTATTTTAAGTAATTTTCAAAAAAAATTAGCAAAAGAACAAGGGATTAGTCCTGGCGAAGAAATGAAAACAGCCATTTTAAAAGCCAAAGAACATAACATACCTTTAATACTTGCAGACAGAAAAGTCGAGACAACTCTAAAGAGAGCTTGGAATTGTGTGCCAATTTTTGAAAAAACAAAAATAATATCAAGCCTGTTTTCATTCTCAGATATAAAAGTCACAGAAGATGAAATTGAAAAACTTAAAGAACAAGATGCTCTATCAAATATAATGGAAGAACTTGCAAAAGAAATTCCAACTGTAAAAAAAGTCTTAATTGATGAACGAGATGAATTTATAGCAAGTAAAATACTTGAGGGATCTGGGACAATTCTTGCTGTTGTGGGAGCTGGTCATGTAAAGGGAATAATAGAAAACTTAAAAGAAATTCAAGATAATAAAAAAATTATTAACATTGAAGAACTGAACACCATACCTAAAAATAAGTTCTCAATAAGTAAATTGATATCCTATTTAATAGCTATCTCAATTATTATACTAATAGCAAGTTCATTTTACTTTAAAGACTTTGAATTTGCCTACAAAAATTTAGAAATTTGGATAATATGTAATTCTGTATTTGCAGGCATTGCAGCTATTTTATTAAGAGCCAACATTATCACCATACTAACAGCATCAATTGGTGCTCCAATATTTTCTTTAATGCCATTTATTGGAACAGGTATGGTAGCAGGACTCGTTGAAGCATATATAAATAAACCAAAAATAAAAGATTTTGAAAGATTACAAGAAGATTTACATAACATAAAAGGATATTTTAAGAATAAAGTTACAAAAATCTTATTAATAGTATTTTTTGTTAACATTGGATCTGCAATTGGAACAATCGTTGGATTTAAATTCTTGTTAAATATCTTCAGTTAA
- a CDS encoding response regulator: MCNLKIFLFLLFFSYVSLSAKQTLKFKLVDQYYPLYYKNQEGKMTGMIFYLLNKWAQDHHYEISVEAIDYVDQSTIEDDVVYLGLTYNSDLSEHLYFKNEIGKCVTALVYNSKEKQKITNPFLSKEFRVGVVKNSIYKDILKLHGHIDNVVLFSDTQQLFSALRDNKIDLIYGSYKSLYFLWHIYFDPSFLKVFNSDYFYSFGIRVAISKKAANGLKNLDIDLLSYMKALSKKEYASFKELDYLFNLDVGIYNDYPPLSFINSKGQLSGILVDLWNDLSREYAFSLKFVGFPKESIKLSLDDKDISVWGGIIEDNNILTSKIYKATDPICMLDFNFYLTNSRNSDKIFNSQIVDFHLSGIRLDKNTDIVNNFADIINNSYGFIENSITTNYLLRLHGYNNILKFKDLSFNVQKPLILASNIRKLQLFSYMLDALTSNILFDTLLEIDKNWFTQSEIEDYQNSCYSHINNSNFNIEEKIWLEHNKKLNLAVKNWYPVDYVNSGRYKGINEWLIKKIKRLTNVDFNIINVRERELKDLIKNGQIDILSSNLDSANLDYVFNIKSVSGIPLYIFSQKTNLFIPKSSDRIAVLNFLYSNKLETQIGAQLVQVESFKEALDLIYRGKVDGILSDEYTATINFEDLNVRDLEKIVNVSDLSFDLNIAVYNQDYILRRIIQKILFRTNVNNKLYFDDWVFNVHESSKDMKLKKSGMLVLTIVFFVLTILMFFLFRLLQEIGFRKKMYSSVISEKKVIEDAIVAKTIFLASMSHDIRTPINGIIAATELLDNTDLLGVQKEYVQMINYSSTSLLSLIDEILYISKIDMNGIYIENNEINLEYEIEEVVKSFQSQSAKSNLDLIFYSKSDLTNYLIGDRSRLKKVLINLISNAFKFTKEGIIIINYEIICTREDDNGDRIFAIEFKVTDTGKGIKKGNIPVIFELFKQGDDFDAKEYEGTGLGLAISRKLVSLMGGPGITVESEVGKGTTFSFMLPFVLGNEIKDKEKSKFKLIRNKKILTLFSSKKAVVLLNEISEILDYKDNVCNFYSYEDAYEECCKYPYYDFIFINVNNADLQKCLKFAERLEKLNLDAKIIFVFYYLKNEESIDFKYEYIQKPFKRWDFYSDWILNGSLVDAPLTDDSGIFKLKDNICILIAEDNEINQKILKNILIVIGVREDSIDIVDDGLKAIDYLKTNRYDIAFVDIRMPKCNGFTVSEEIRRYEKQNNLNSCVLIAVTAHALREYKDRCLESGMNDYLAKPIHINSIKCILKKYLYIDEVKNNNIVEDENLDKLNNLDINRALQDLNISYDMYIDLCRGFVVMSDNIIHDLDEAFNLNNVVLIKELAHSIAGALGNMRSNLFDDFKQIENGTDSIEELRVLYSKARQNLVMLVKNIRDRILNVVDIDGYEKLEFQSNDDFLIIMQKLLNEIENRNPKEYRKILETLKKYHWDNDNIVLFDSLVECLRVYNFKESVDIIKRMMSHNRIEKS; this comes from the coding sequence ATGTGCAATTTGAAAATTTTTTTATTTTTACTTTTTTTTTCTTATGTCAGTTTGTCAGCCAAACAAACTCTAAAATTTAAGCTTGTAGATCAATATTATCCTTTATATTACAAAAACCAAGAAGGTAAGATGACAGGTATGATTTTTTATCTTCTTAACAAATGGGCACAAGATCATCATTATGAGATTAGTGTGGAGGCCATTGATTATGTTGATCAAAGCACAATAGAAGACGATGTGGTTTATTTGGGATTAACATATAATTCAGATTTAAGTGAACATCTGTATTTTAAAAATGAGATTGGCAAATGTGTAACGGCATTGGTTTATAATTCAAAGGAAAAGCAAAAAATTACAAATCCATTTCTTTCAAAAGAATTTCGTGTAGGAGTTGTAAAAAATAGCATATATAAAGATATTTTGAAGTTGCATGGGCATATTGATAATGTTGTTTTATTCTCAGATACACAACAGTTATTTTCGGCATTAAGAGATAACAAAATTGATCTAATATATGGAAGTTACAAATCATTGTATTTTTTGTGGCATATTTATTTTGATCCATCTTTTTTAAAGGTATTTAATTCTGACTATTTTTATAGTTTTGGCATACGGGTTGCTATTAGTAAAAAAGCTGCTAATGGACTGAAGAATCTAGATATTGATCTCTTAAGTTATATGAAAGCTCTCTCTAAAAAAGAATATGCTTCTTTTAAAGAGTTAGATTACTTATTTAATCTTGATGTTGGAATATATAATGATTATCCCCCTTTAAGTTTTATTAATTCTAAAGGTCAATTATCAGGAATTTTAGTTGATTTATGGAATGATCTCTCTAGAGAATATGCTTTTTCTTTAAAATTTGTAGGATTTCCAAAGGAAAGTATTAAGTTGAGTCTGGATGATAAAGATATATCTGTTTGGGGTGGTATTATTGAAGATAATAATATTTTGACTTCAAAAATATATAAAGCAACAGATCCAATATGTATGCTTGATTTTAATTTTTACTTAACAAATTCTAGAAATAGTGATAAAATCTTCAATTCACAAATTGTTGATTTTCACTTAAGTGGCATAAGGTTAGATAAAAATACAGATATAGTTAATAATTTTGCAGATATAATAAATAATTCATATGGGTTTATAGAAAATTCAATTACTACAAACTATTTATTGAGGTTGCATGGATATAATAATATATTAAAATTTAAAGATTTAAGTTTTAATGTACAAAAACCTTTAATATTAGCTAGTAATATTCGCAAATTACAGTTGTTCTCGTATATGCTAGATGCATTAACATCAAATATCTTATTTGATACTTTATTAGAGATAGATAAAAATTGGTTTACTCAAAGTGAGATTGAAGATTATCAAAATAGTTGTTATAGCCATATAAATAACAGTAACTTTAATATTGAAGAAAAAATTTGGTTGGAACACAATAAAAAATTAAATCTTGCTGTTAAGAATTGGTATCCTGTTGATTATGTGAATTCTGGTCGTTATAAGGGAATAAATGAATGGTTAATTAAAAAGATAAAAAGATTAACAAATGTGGATTTTAATATTATTAATGTACGTGAGCGTGAACTTAAAGATTTAATTAAGAATGGTCAAATAGATATTTTGTCTTCTAATTTGGATAGTGCAAATTTAGATTATGTTTTTAATATTAAATCAGTTTCAGGAATTCCTTTATATATTTTTTCACAAAAAACTAATTTATTTATTCCTAAATCATCTGATCGTATAGCAGTGCTTAACTTTTTATATTCTAATAAATTGGAAACCCAAATAGGAGCACAATTAGTACAAGTAGAGAGTTTTAAAGAGGCTTTGGATTTGATATACAGGGGAAAAGTTGATGGCATTCTTAGTGATGAGTATACTGCTACTATTAATTTTGAAGATTTAAATGTTAGAGATCTTGAAAAAATTGTTAATGTATCGGATTTATCATTTGATTTAAATATTGCTGTTTATAATCAAGATTATATTTTAAGAAGAATTATACAAAAAATTTTATTCCGCACAAATGTTAATAATAAATTATATTTTGATGATTGGGTATTTAATGTTCATGAAAGTTCTAAAGACATGAAATTAAAAAAGTCTGGCATGTTAGTTTTAACGATTGTTTTTTTTGTTTTAACTATTTTAATGTTTTTCTTATTCAGATTATTGCAAGAAATAGGTTTTAGAAAAAAAATGTATTCTTCTGTAATTAGTGAAAAAAAAGTTATTGAAGATGCTATTGTTGCTAAGACTATTTTTTTAGCAAGTATGAGTCATGACATTCGTACTCCCATTAATGGCATAATAGCAGCTACCGAACTTTTAGATAATACAGATCTTTTAGGTGTTCAAAAAGAATATGTGCAAATGATCAATTATTCATCTACTTCATTACTTTCTTTGATTGATGAAATATTGTATATCTCTAAAATAGATATGAATGGTATATATATTGAAAATAATGAAATAAATCTAGAATATGAGATTGAAGAAGTTGTAAAAAGTTTTCAGTCTCAAAGCGCAAAAAGTAATCTTGATTTAATTTTTTATTCAAAATCAGATTTAACAAATTATTTGATAGGAGATAGGTCTAGACTTAAGAAAGTACTTATTAATTTGATAAGCAATGCTTTTAAGTTTACTAAGGAAGGAATCATAATTATAAACTATGAAATTATATGTACTAGAGAAGATGATAATGGTGATAGAATTTTTGCCATTGAATTTAAAGTAACTGATACTGGTAAAGGAATTAAAAAAGGAAATATACCCGTAATATTTGAATTATTCAAACAGGGAGATGACTTTGATGCAAAAGAATATGAAGGAACGGGACTTGGACTTGCTATATCTAGAAAGCTTGTCAGTTTAATGGGTGGCCCTGGTATTACTGTTGAGAGTGAGGTAGGCAAAGGGACAACTTTTTCATTTATGTTGCCTTTTGTTTTAGGTAATGAGATTAAAGATAAAGAGAAAAGTAAATTTAAATTGATTAGAAATAAAAAAATTTTAACTTTATTTTCAAGTAAGAAAGCCGTTGTCTTATTAAATGAAATAAGTGAAATTCTTGATTATAAGGATAACGTATGTAATTTTTATTCTTATGAGGATGCTTATGAAGAGTGTTGTAAATATCCTTATTATGATTTTATTTTTATAAATGTTAATAATGCTGATTTACAAAAGTGTTTAAAATTTGCTGAACGTCTTGAAAAATTAAATTTAGATGCAAAAATAATATTTGTGTTCTATTATTTGAAGAATGAAGAGAGTATTGATTTTAAATATGAATATATTCAAAAACCTTTTAAAAGGTGGGATTTTTATTCTGATTGGATTCTAAATGGTTCACTTGTAGATGCTCCATTAACTGATGATTCTGGTATTTTTAAGCTTAAGGATAATATTTGTATATTGATAGCCGAGGATAATGAAATTAATCAAAAAATTTTAAAAAATATTTTGATTGTTATAGGTGTTAGAGAAGATTCTATAGATATTGTGGATGATGGTTTGAAGGCCATTGATTATTTAAAAACTAATAGATATGATATTGCTTTTGTTGACATAAGAATGCCCAAATGTAATGGATTTACAGTATCTGAAGAAATACGAAGATATGAAAAACAAAATAATTTAAATTCATGTGTGCTAATAGCTGTTACTGCCCATGCTTTAAGGGAATATAAAGATAGGTGTTTGGAGAGTGGAATGAATGATTATCTTGCAAAACCTATACACATTAATTCAATTAAATGCATATTAAAAAAATATTTATATATTGATGAGGTGAAGAATAATAATATTGTAGAAGATGAAAATTTAGATAAATTGAATAATTTGGATATTAATCGTGCTTTGCAAGATTTGAATATTTCGTATGACATGTATATTGATTTATGTAGAGGGTTTGTTGTTATGAGTGATAATATTATACATGATTTAGATGAGGCATTTAATTTAAATAATGTGGTATTAATAAAAGAGTTAGCACATTCAATAGCAGGTGCTCTTGGTAATATGCGTAGTAATTTATTTGATGATTTTAAACAAATTGAAAATGGTACAGATTCAATAGAAGAACTAAGAGTACTATATTCTAAAGCACGTCAAAATTTGGTTATGCTTGTTAAAAATATAAGGGATCGGATATTAAATGTTGTTGATATTGATGGTTATGAAAAATTAGAATTTCAAAGTAACGATGACTTTTTAATTATTATGCAAAAACTTTTAAATGAGATAGAAAATAGAAATCCAAAAGAATATAGAAAAATTCTTGAAACCCTTAAAAAATATCATTGGGATAATGATAATATTGTGTTGTTTGATTCTCTTGTTGAATGTTTAAGGGTATATAATTTTAAGGAAAGTGTTGACATTATCAAACGTATGATGAGCCATAATAGGATAGAAAAATCGTGA